The following are from one region of the Stanieria cyanosphaera PCC 7437 genome:
- the petL gene encoding cytochrome b6-f complex subunit PetL: MGGVISFVLIIGLYTGIALGLYFGFRAIKLI, encoded by the coding sequence ATGGGTGGCGTAATTTCTTTTGTACTGATTATTGGTCTTTACACGGGAATTGCTCTTGGTTTATATTTTGGTTTCCGTGCCATCAAATTAATTTAG